In Paenibacillus sp. BIC5C1, a genomic segment contains:
- a CDS encoding ABC transporter ATP-binding protein, whose amino-acid sequence MFSVLKNLAWFFRLERKRYLIGVTLLIMVGIIELLPPRLLGNAIDEIVRGSITGASLTRYILLILGSVIIIYLTTYIWMHKLFGGANLVERLLRSRFMDHLLRMTPPFFEKNRTGDLMARATNDLRSIATTAGFGMLTLTDSTAFLATVLFAMGFLVSWKLTLAAILPLPFIAIAMMIYGKAVHQRYTLAQDAFGDMNDQVLESIAGIRVVRAYVQERLDEKRFADVTEDVYRKNLAVAKMDALFEPTIRLCVGLSYVIALAYGIYLVFHNEITLGDLVSFNMYLGMMIWPMFAIGELINLMQRGSASLDRVNETLSVEPAVKDVEQPAHISNPEEIAMQDVTFRYPSSTIDNLSHVSFSLRRGQTLGIVGRTGSGKSTLLKQLLHEYPAGSGKLSISGHPIQDIAKDDLHSWIGYVPQEQVLFSKSVRQNIQFGKPGADDNVIMEAIRTAAFDGDLGTLSDGLDTLVGEKGIALSGGQKQRVSLARAFIADPDILILDDALSAVDARTEAKIIENIRNKRSGKTTLISTHRLSAIEHADRIIVLEHGKITEEGTHQELLAMNGWYREQYERQQVESNLST is encoded by the coding sequence TTGTTCTCTGTACTTAAAAATCTGGCCTGGTTTTTCCGGCTGGAACGCAAACGATACCTCATTGGTGTCACCTTGCTTATTATGGTGGGCATCATTGAACTGCTGCCACCTCGTCTTCTGGGCAATGCCATTGACGAGATTGTACGCGGTTCCATCACCGGCGCCTCACTTACACGTTACATTTTACTTATTCTAGGATCGGTCATCATTATCTACCTGACAACGTACATATGGATGCACAAACTGTTTGGCGGTGCCAATCTGGTTGAACGCTTGCTGCGGTCACGCTTTATGGACCATTTGCTGCGGATGACCCCGCCCTTTTTTGAGAAAAACAGAACCGGCGATCTGATGGCACGAGCCACGAATGATCTTCGTTCCATTGCCACCACAGCAGGCTTCGGCATGCTGACGTTAACCGACTCCACTGCTTTTCTGGCAACCGTATTATTCGCCATGGGTTTTCTGGTTAGCTGGAAACTGACCCTGGCCGCAATTCTGCCACTGCCTTTTATCGCCATCGCCATGATGATCTATGGTAAAGCTGTCCATCAACGATACACATTGGCACAGGATGCATTCGGGGATATGAACGATCAGGTGCTTGAGTCTATTGCCGGCATTCGAGTCGTGCGTGCCTATGTTCAGGAACGTCTGGACGAGAAAAGGTTCGCGGATGTCACCGAAGATGTGTACCGCAAAAATCTGGCCGTTGCCAAGATGGATGCACTGTTCGAACCTACCATCCGGTTATGTGTCGGACTCAGTTATGTGATTGCACTTGCCTACGGCATTTATCTTGTTTTTCATAATGAAATTACCCTAGGTGATCTCGTATCGTTCAATATGTACCTGGGGATGATGATCTGGCCAATGTTCGCGATTGGTGAATTAATTAACCTGATGCAGCGTGGTAGTGCCTCACTCGATCGTGTTAACGAGACGCTATCTGTAGAACCTGCCGTAAAAGATGTTGAACAGCCTGCTCATATTTCTAATCCGGAAGAAATCGCCATGCAGGATGTTACCTTCCGTTATCCTAGTTCTACTATAGACAATCTCAGTCATGTCAGCTTTTCACTTCGACGCGGGCAGACACTGGGTATCGTGGGACGCACAGGTAGCGGCAAGTCCACCCTGCTCAAACAATTGCTTCATGAATACCCGGCCGGATCGGGTAAGTTAAGCATCTCGGGTCATCCGATTCAGGATATCGCCAAAGATGACCTGCACAGCTGGATTGGATATGTTCCACAGGAACAGGTGCTGTTCTCCAAATCAGTCCGTCAGAACATTCAATTCGGTAAGCCGGGGGCTGATGATAATGTAATTATGGAAGCGATTCGCACCGCAGCCTTTGACGGAGATCTGGGCACTTTATCCGATGGTCTGGACACACTCGTTGGTGAAAAAGGAATTGCGCTGTCCGGTGGACAGAAACAGCGTGTATCGCTGGCGCGTGCCTTTATCGCCGATCCGGACATTTTGATTTTGGATGATGCTTTATCCGCCGTCGATGCAAGAACCGAAGCCAAAATTATCGAAAATATACGCAACAAGCGCTCAGGGAAAACAACGCTGATCTCGACTCACCGTCTGTCCGCTATTGAACACGCTGACCGAATCATCGTACTGGAGCACGGGAAAATAACGGAAGAAGGAACCCATCAGGAACTGCTTGCTATGAACGGCTGGTACCGTGAACAGTATGAACGGCAGCAGGTGGAGTCTAATTTGTCCACGTAG
- a CDS encoding ABC transporter ATP-binding protein, with product MKSNTGKRLLQYALKAKGTFIAALIMLTIGVAAELAGPFIAKSMIDNHLLAIEQPFYETTASSEAAVYNGKNYKRDGRFEPDETKGTEVRILQAGKSFYFVNEPVSAPDGDRTYADGTLTVTRAGEVTGQYAAVPLSAGELFAFYKPEMPSIYQLIVYYMIFLVISVIMEFGKTYWLQSSANKVIQKLRNDVYAHIQRLPVHFFDNLPAGKVVSRVTNDTEAVKDLFVAVLSNFFSGIITITGVYVALFLLDFRLGLISLFVVPMLVLWIVLYRKIATRYNTIIRSRLSEINAIINESIQGMSIIRVFRHQKQTKQEFEDLNDDYMKHQNKMLNLNAFTSHNLVNVLRNMAFAVVLWYFGSSVLDGTSIISLGVLYAFVDVLGRLFQPITGMVNQLANLDSSMVSAGRVFELMDEKGESVTDGSMPRYKGNVVFDDVSFAYKKDYVLNNISFKASQGQTVALVGHTGSGKSSIINLLFRFYDPQKGKITIDGQNVKDLPKQWIREHMGIVLQDPYLFTGTVASNVSLGDEQITRAQIEQALRDVGAERILAHLPQGFDEPVIEKGSTLSAGQRQLISFARALAFDPAILILDEATANIDTETEALIQNALEVLKKGRTTFIIAHRLSTIRSADQILVLHRGRIVEQGAHDELMELKGRYYQMYQLQQGAQTAPDTNGNNPLGEAIRTTSSFAGGGV from the coding sequence TTGAAGTCTAATACAGGCAAACGGCTGCTTCAATACGCCCTAAAAGCCAAAGGTACGTTTATTGCCGCTTTAATTATGCTTACGATTGGAGTTGCGGCCGAGCTTGCCGGCCCTTTCATCGCTAAGTCCATGATTGACAATCATTTGCTCGCCATTGAGCAGCCTTTCTATGAGACTACTGCTTCTAGCGAAGCGGCGGTCTATAATGGAAAGAACTACAAACGTGACGGCCGGTTTGAACCGGATGAAACGAAAGGTACCGAGGTACGCATACTGCAAGCCGGGAAAAGTTTTTATTTTGTGAATGAACCTGTTAGTGCCCCCGATGGGGATCGAACCTATGCGGACGGAACACTGACGGTTACACGCGCTGGTGAAGTAACGGGTCAATATGCGGCGGTGCCTTTATCCGCTGGTGAACTCTTTGCCTTCTACAAACCGGAAATGCCAAGCATCTATCAACTGATTGTGTATTACATGATCTTCCTTGTCATCTCAGTCATTATGGAGTTTGGCAAAACATACTGGCTGCAATCATCTGCCAACAAAGTCATCCAAAAACTTCGTAACGATGTGTATGCACACATCCAGCGATTGCCCGTACACTTTTTCGACAACCTGCCCGCCGGGAAAGTGGTCTCTCGGGTCACCAACGATACCGAAGCCGTCAAGGATCTGTTCGTTGCGGTTCTGTCGAACTTTTTCTCAGGCATCATTACGATCACGGGAGTGTACGTTGCGCTCTTCCTGCTGGATTTCCGCCTCGGATTGATCTCGCTGTTCGTTGTGCCGATGCTGGTTCTGTGGATTGTGCTTTATCGTAAAATCGCTACTCGTTACAATACAATTATACGTTCACGCCTGAGCGAGATTAATGCGATAATTAACGAGTCCATTCAGGGGATGTCCATTATCCGGGTATTCCGTCATCAGAAGCAGACCAAGCAGGAATTCGAAGATCTGAATGATGATTATATGAAACACCAGAACAAAATGCTCAATCTGAACGCTTTCACCTCACACAATCTGGTTAACGTCCTGCGGAATATGGCTTTTGCGGTCGTACTGTGGTACTTCGGCTCTAGTGTGCTGGACGGCACGAGTATCATCTCGCTGGGTGTACTGTATGCATTCGTTGACGTTCTCGGACGTTTGTTCCAGCCAATTACAGGTATGGTGAACCAACTCGCGAACCTGGACTCCTCTATGGTATCTGCGGGACGTGTCTTTGAACTGATGGATGAGAAAGGTGAATCGGTAACCGATGGCTCGATGCCGAGGTACAAAGGAAATGTTGTGTTTGACGATGTATCTTTTGCCTATAAAAAAGATTATGTGCTAAACAACATCTCGTTCAAAGCCTCGCAAGGTCAAACGGTTGCCTTGGTGGGCCATACCGGTTCCGGTAAAAGCTCGATCATCAACCTGCTGTTCCGGTTCTATGATCCACAGAAAGGCAAGATCACGATTGACGGTCAGAACGTGAAGGATCTGCCTAAACAGTGGATTCGCGAACATATGGGCATTGTACTGCAAGATCCGTACCTATTCACGGGTACCGTTGCTTCCAATGTGAGTCTCGGGGATGAGCAGATTACTCGTGCACAGATTGAACAGGCGCTGCGCGATGTAGGTGCTGAGCGAATTCTCGCGCATCTACCGCAAGGATTCGACGAGCCGGTTATCGAAAAAGGAAGCACATTATCTGCCGGACAACGGCAATTGATCTCCTTTGCTCGTGCACTGGCATTCGATCCAGCCATTCTGATTCTCGATGAAGCTACGGCGAATATTGATACCGAAACGGAAGCATTAATTCAAAATGCGCTCGAAGTCCTCAAAAAAGGACGGACCACTTTCATCATCGCCCACCGTCTGTCCACCATTCGTTCAGCCGACCAGATTCTGGTCCTGCATCGCGGACGGATCGTTGAACAAGGTGCACATGATGAATTGATGGAACTTAAAGGTCGCTATTATCAGATGTATCAGCTACAGCAAGGTGCTCAAACAGCACCGGATACGAATGGAAACAACCCACTGGGCGAGGCGATTCGAACCACTTCCTCCTTTGCTGGAGGCGGCGTGTAA
- a CDS encoding NUDIX domain-containing protein encodes MNPPARDLAQYIANRSHIVVKAAVRAENEQGELLLIQHAEHGHWRIPAGQMRPGEAIEDTAHRELWEETGWTTNHMILEGLHSGPNLRHLHASGDEEYFVIAMFRTQIVQDTLVESRVNSEAGLKFFDLKSLPRLNDLSRLLLRSSEIE; translated from the coding sequence ATGAATCCGCCAGCCCGAGATTTGGCCCAGTATATCGCGAATCGCTCTCATATTGTTGTTAAGGCGGCGGTTCGGGCCGAGAATGAACAAGGTGAATTATTGCTGATCCAGCATGCTGAACACGGACATTGGCGTATTCCTGCGGGACAGATGCGCCCGGGAGAAGCCATTGAGGACACCGCGCACAGGGAACTGTGGGAAGAGACGGGGTGGACCACCAATCATATGATACTTGAAGGTTTGCATTCCGGTCCGAATCTGAGACATTTGCATGCCAGTGGGGATGAAGAATATTTTGTCATTGCCATGTTCAGGACACAAATTGTTCAGGATACGCTCGTAGAATCACGAGTAAATAGCGAAGCCGGGCTGAAGTTTTTTGATCTCAAATCATTGCCCAGGCTCAATGATTTGAGCCGCTTGCTGTTGAGGTCTTCCGAAATAGAATAA